One Phaseolus vulgaris cultivar G19833 chromosome 2, P. vulgaris v2.0, whole genome shotgun sequence DNA window includes the following coding sequences:
- the LOC137811775 gene encoding E3 ubiquitin-protein ligase SINA-like 10, which translates to MVKISVGGYDDGEGPSNRNQKRRREEEEEEEERNSRRSFEIVDRSIELQEREDHHPAPPNRGTPNGSASNATRVRSIPIFVSDPDVLDCCICYEPLSAPVFQCENGHIACSNCCVRLNNKCPMCLMPIGYNRCRAIEKVLESIKMSCPNANYGCTETFCYSKKNDHEKECIYLPCLCPHTGCDFVASSKELFLHVSHRHVDSGTQFTYDKFFTVIFSADQKTIVLQEKNDSNLFIVHNNHETLGHKVRISCIGPKSMGEFQYEVLARFRGSTLILQSFTKIIQGQYADAPSNAFLLIPSGFFGPLQLKLDIRIKSH; encoded by the exons atggtGAAAATTTCAGTTGGTGGGTATGATGATGGAGAAGGACCCAGCAACCGCAACCAGAAGCGACGCagggaagaggaggaagaagaagaagaacgaAACTCGCGACGAAGCTTCGAAATTGTAGACCGTTCAATTGAACTTCAAGAGCGTGAAGATCATCATCCTGCTCCACCCAATCGTGGTACCCCAAATGGGTCTGCAAGCAATGCCACCAGAGTTAGGTCCATTCCAATATTCGTTTCAGACCCTGATGTCCTCGATTGCTGCATTTGCTATGAACCCTTGAGTGCCCCTGTCTTCCAG TGCGAGAATGGACATATTGCTTGCTCTAATTGCTGTGTCAGACTCAATAACAAGTGTCCCATGTGTTTGATGCCCATTGGGTATAACCGTTGTCGGGCTATTGAGAAGGTGTTGGAATCTATTAAAATGTCATGCCCGAATGCAAATTATGGCTGCACTGAGACATTTTGTTACAGCAAGAAAAACGACCACGAGAAGGAATGCATCTATCTACCATGTTTATGCCCACATACTGGTTGTGATTTTGTTGCCTCGTCCAAGGAGTTATTCCTCCACGTCAGCCACAGACATGTAGACTCTGGAACACAGTTTACATACGATAAATTTTTCACAGTCATCTTCAGTGCTGACCAGAAAACAATTGTTCTTCAAGAGAAAAATGATAGTAATCTATTTATTGTTCACAATAACCATGAGACTCTGGGACATAAAGTCCGCATTAGTTGCATTGGTCCCAAGTCTATGGGAGAGTTTCAGTATGAAGTTTTGGCTAGGTTTCGAGGAAGCACTCTAATACTGCAATCTTTTACCAAGATCATTCAAGGACAATACGCTGATGCTCCTTCAAATGCGTTCCTTTTGATTCCTTCTGGTTTTTTTGGCCCTCTACAACTGAAACTGGACATTCGCATTAAGTCACATTAA